The following are from one region of the Phormidium sp. PBR-2020 genome:
- a CDS encoding UPF0175 family protein, whose protein sequence is MSLVISEEIVKASGLSEQELIIELVLLLFQQEKLSLGKAAELLNISQVKFQKILSERGINIHYDVDELQEDIQHFTAKGWL, encoded by the coding sequence ATGAGCCTAGTGATTTCCGAAGAGATTGTTAAAGCCAGTGGACTCTCTGAACAAGAGTTAATTATCGAGTTGGTCTTGCTGTTGTTTCAACAGGAGAAACTTAGCTTGGGTAAGGCAGCAGAATTGCTGAATATCTCTCAGGTTAAATTCCAAAAAATTCTCTCAGAGAGGGGCATCAATATTCATTACGATGTGGACGAATTGCAGGAGGATATACAGCATTTCACAGCCAAGGGATGGCTATAA
- a CDS encoding HAMP domain-containing protein, translating to MPGTIIMLRPWDRAQVQELAEELQLQVQFHRLSALEDSSHLQAMAARLEETPDQPAIHPFNREDMAGYDWVRDIYGQPQLLLEVTMPRDVYREGQWALRYLLGSLLLVGGVFGVLTVVLLDRLVLRRLARLSQAVFEVGKSQDLTLRVATPGNDELSDLGASINGMLEDLEKNAAALGQERETVERLLLNVLPESIAARLKVDEGAIAELFDDVTILFADIVGFTPLSLRLSPVEMVNLLNQIFSEFDAIAEQLGLEKIKTIGDAYMVAGGLPIPRPDHAEAIADMALAMLQAVEKVQRQHPEEFQIRVGINSGTVVAGVIGTHKFIYDLWGDTVNVASRMESHGEPGKIQITEATYERLKQRYNFQERGMVALKGRGEMKSYWLIGKKS from the coding sequence ATGCCGGGGACGATTATCATGTTGCGACCTTGGGATCGGGCCCAAGTGCAAGAGTTAGCCGAAGAACTCCAGTTACAGGTTCAGTTCCACCGCCTCTCAGCCTTAGAGGATTCCAGCCATTTACAGGCCATGGCGGCCCGCCTGGAGGAGACCCCCGATCAGCCGGCTATTCATCCGTTCAACCGAGAGGACATGGCCGGATATGACTGGGTGAGGGATATCTATGGTCAGCCTCAGCTTTTGCTAGAAGTAACAATGCCTCGGGATGTGTATCGAGAGGGACAGTGGGCGTTACGCTATTTACTGGGGTCTCTACTTCTGGTGGGAGGCGTTTTTGGAGTTCTGACGGTGGTTCTTTTGGACCGTTTGGTGCTGCGGCGTTTGGCCCGCTTGAGTCAGGCGGTGTTTGAGGTAGGCAAGAGTCAGGATTTAACGTTGCGGGTTGCGACCCCCGGCAATGATGAACTCAGTGATTTGGGGGCTTCGATTAATGGCATGTTGGAAGATTTGGAGAAAAATGCCGCCGCATTGGGTCAGGAACGGGAAACGGTGGAACGTCTGTTGTTGAACGTGTTGCCTGAGTCCATTGCGGCTCGGTTGAAGGTAGATGAAGGGGCGATCGCCGAGTTGTTTGATGATGTCACCATTTTGTTTGCGGACATCGTAGGCTTTACGCCCTTATCTTTGCGCTTGTCTCCTGTTGAGATGGTAAATCTTCTCAATCAGATTTTCTCGGAGTTCGATGCGATCGCCGAACAACTGGGACTCGAAAAAATTAAAACCATTGGCGATGCGTATATGGTAGCGGGAGGTTTACCGATTCCTCGTCCGGATCATGCCGAGGCGATCGCCGATATGGCCTTAGCCATGTTGCAGGCCGTTGAGAAAGTCCAACGGCAACATCCTGAGGAATTTCAAATTCGGGTTGGCATCAATAGCGGAACGGTAGTCGCTGGGGTCATCGGAACCCACAAGTTTATTTATGATTTATGGGGAGATACGGTCAATGTTGCCTCGCGCATGGAGTCTCATGGAGAACCTGGAAAAATTCAGATCACGGAAGCGACCTACGAACGCTTAAAACAACGCTATAATTTCCAGGAACGAGGGATGGTTGCCTTGAAAGGACGAGGTGAGATGAAATCTTATTGGCTGATTGGCAAAAAATCATAG
- a CDS encoding AhpC/TSA family protein, whose translation MSTISHHPSRKLMPGMATPELTVPTVGGDIWRLQDQRPQNFTMIVFYRGLHCPICQAYLANLEALLDPFAAMGIGAIAVSGDPEEKAGQAKTDWGLKKLTLGYGQSVESMRDWGLYISDQAFDYEPQQFGEPGLFLVRPDGTLYYAAINNAPFGRPNLNEFQQMLGFILEKNYPTRGMG comes from the coding sequence ATGAGTACCATCTCCCATCATCCCTCCCGGAAGCTAATGCCGGGCATGGCAACTCCTGAATTGACGGTTCCTACGGTTGGCGGGGATATCTGGCGGTTGCAAGACCAACGGCCGCAAAACTTCACAATGATTGTCTTTTATCGAGGACTCCATTGTCCCATTTGTCAAGCGTATTTGGCGAATTTAGAGGCACTTTTAGACCCGTTTGCGGCGATGGGAATTGGGGCGATCGCCGTCAGTGGAGACCCAGAAGAAAAAGCCGGTCAAGCGAAAACGGATTGGGGATTAAAAAAACTGACCCTTGGCTATGGTCAGTCGGTGGAGTCCATGCGGGACTGGGGACTTTATATCTCGGATCAGGCGTTTGATTATGAGCCTCAGCAGTTTGGAGAACCGGGATTGTTTTTGGTTCGCCCCGATGGAACGCTGTATTATGCGGCGATTAACAATGCTCCCTTTGGTCGCCCCAATTTGAACGAGTTTCAGCAGATGCTGGGGTTTATTCTTGAGAAGAATTATCCTACCCGAGGCATGGGCTAA
- a CDS encoding DUF2281 domain-containing protein encodes MMNKTVNDLVQQMEELPQHLQGQVLEFARMLANTQVKGTPGQELLQFAGCIPADDLEMMRDAIEQDCGQIDSHEW; translated from the coding sequence ATGATGAACAAAACCGTTAATGATTTAGTGCAACAGATGGAGGAATTGCCCCAACACCTCCAAGGGCAAGTTCTGGAATTTGCACGAATGTTGGCAAACACTCAAGTTAAAGGAACACCCGGTCAAGAGTTACTTCAGTTTGCAGGATGTATTCCGGCCGATGATCTTGAGATGATGCGTGATGCGATCGAACAGGATTGCGGGCAAATTGATAGTCATGAGTGGTAG
- a CDS encoding DUF5009 domain-containing protein yields MTQRSLALDSLRGLAVLAMVFSGIIPFGGALPAWMYHAQVPPPDHVFNPEVPGLTWVDLVFPAFLFAMGAAIPLAQRRRIQQGWPGWKIALSTLWRGLSLIAFAVFLQHCRPNILDPNLGVWRWWISLLGFLILGLAFGQFPRQIPMPVQRGLNLLGWLFGIALLSQLTYADGSGFSSSRNDIILVVLGNVAIAATAVWWLTRDQLLGRLGAIALVFALQLSLDEPGWLRSHLNLSPLPHLLNFAYLKYLLVVLPATLIGDGLWQMLQRRESPELTPGWTARRYGAIALLGLTWTLTLLIGLQGRWLGQTVVIAVILTVLTWWLKHKPYSPQERLLSQWMTWGTYWIGLGLALDPVQGGIKKDPATWSYLFTTTGVSIWLLVSLLVMVDIFRGDRRLPWLISPLIETGCNPLVGYVAYLNLILPILTLTGLREFINAVTASPLRGTLRAMVMTMLVAGVVWGLNQLRWRWRV; encoded by the coding sequence GTGACCCAACGATCGCTCGCCCTGGATAGTCTGCGAGGATTGGCCGTTCTCGCCATGGTCTTCTCAGGAATCATCCCCTTCGGCGGGGCCCTGCCAGCTTGGATGTATCACGCCCAGGTTCCCCCCCCAGATCATGTCTTTAACCCCGAAGTTCCGGGACTCACTTGGGTCGATCTCGTCTTTCCCGCCTTCCTCTTCGCCATGGGGGCCGCCATTCCCTTGGCCCAACGGCGGCGCATTCAACAGGGTTGGCCCGGCTGGAAAATCGCCCTCTCAACCCTCTGGCGAGGACTTTCTCTCATTGCCTTTGCGGTGTTTTTACAGCATTGTCGCCCCAATATCCTCGACCCCAATTTAGGGGTTTGGCGGTGGTGGATTTCCCTGCTAGGATTTCTCATTCTTGGACTAGCTTTTGGCCAGTTTCCTCGCCAGATTCCTATGCCAGTTCAACGGGGTTTAAATCTCTTGGGATGGCTGTTCGGAATTGCGCTCTTGTCTCAGTTAACTTATGCCGATGGCAGTGGCTTTTCCAGTAGCCGCAATGATATTATTTTAGTGGTTTTAGGCAATGTCGCTATTGCTGCAACCGCCGTTTGGTGGCTGACTCGGGATCAGCTTCTGGGCCGTTTGGGGGCGATCGCCCTCGTGTTTGCCCTACAACTCTCCCTCGATGAACCCGGTTGGCTGCGATCGCATCTCAACCTCTCCCCCCTTCCCCATCTCCTCAACTTCGCCTATCTCAAATATCTGCTGGTGGTTCTCCCCGCCACCCTCATCGGCGATGGACTTTGGCAGATGCTGCAACGGCGAGAGTCCCCTGAATTGACCCCAGGTTGGACGGCCCGACGCTATGGGGCGATCGCCCTGTTGGGACTGACGTGGACTCTCACCCTGCTGATTGGACTCCAAGGACGCTGGCTGGGGCAAACCGTCGTCATAGCTGTGATTTTGACAGTTTTAACCTGGTGGCTCAAACACAAGCCCTATAGCCCGCAAGAACGGCTGCTGAGTCAATGGATGACCTGGGGAACCTATTGGATTGGTCTGGGGTTAGCCTTAGACCCAGTTCAGGGGGGGATTAAGAAAGATCCCGCCACCTGGAGTTATCTGTTCACCACCACGGGAGTCTCGATTTGGCTATTGGTGAGTTTACTGGTCATGGTAGATATCTTTCGGGGCGATCGTCGTCTCCCCTGGCTGATCTCACCATTGATTGAAACCGGCTGCAATCCCCTCGTGGGCTATGTGGCCTATCTCAACCTAATTTTGCCCATTCTCACCCTAACCGGCTTGCGGGAGTTCATCAACGCCGTCACCGCCTCACCCCTGCGGGGAACCCTACGGGCTATGGTGATGACAATGCTGGTGGCGGGAGTGGTTTGGGGACTGAATCAACTACGCTGGCGTTGGCGAGTGTGA
- a CDS encoding 4-hydroxybenzoate solanesyltransferase, whose product MLSQPSSEPTWKTVIRLLRWHKPAGRLILMIPALWAVVLAAQGTPPLPLIGIIILGTLATSAAGCVANDLWDRNIDNQVERTQSRPLASRALSIKTGIVVGLVALLCAAGLSSYLNRFSFALCVAAVPVILLYPAAKRVFPVPQLVLSLAWGFAVLISWSAVEGGLTASTWWLWAATVWWTLGFDTIYALSDREDDLKIGINSSAIFFGEAVVGAIALCFIATVVCLGVVGIQLGLGSQFWLALVLATGGWTWQVARLQEETLPRPAFGDLFAQNVWLGFAVLLGMLLGL is encoded by the coding sequence ATGCTTAGCCAACCCTCCTCAGAACCGACCTGGAAAACCGTCATCCGTCTGTTGCGTTGGCATAAACCCGCCGGCCGCCTCATTCTCATGATTCCCGCCCTCTGGGCCGTCGTCCTCGCCGCCCAAGGAACCCCACCCCTGCCCCTAATTGGAATCATTATCCTAGGAACCCTAGCCACCAGTGCCGCCGGTTGTGTCGCCAATGACCTCTGGGATCGCAACATCGATAATCAAGTCGAACGCACCCAATCCCGTCCCCTAGCCTCCCGGGCCTTGTCCATTAAAACCGGAATTGTGGTGGGGTTGGTGGCCCTCCTCTGTGCGGCGGGCCTGTCCTCCTATCTCAACCGCTTCTCCTTTGCCCTATGCGTGGCAGCCGTTCCCGTAATTTTGCTCTATCCCGCCGCCAAACGGGTCTTTCCCGTCCCCCAATTGGTTTTGTCTCTGGCTTGGGGTTTTGCCGTCTTGATTAGTTGGAGTGCCGTAGAGGGAGGATTAACCGCCTCAACCTGGTGGTTATGGGCGGCGACGGTATGGTGGACTTTGGGCTTTGACACCATTTACGCCCTGTCCGATCGCGAGGATGACCTGAAAATCGGCATTAACTCCAGTGCGATTTTCTTTGGAGAGGCAGTTGTGGGGGCGATCGCCCTCTGTTTTATCGCCACGGTGGTCTGTTTGGGGGTTGTGGGCATTCAACTGGGCTTAGGGAGCCAATTTTGGCTGGCGTTAGTCCTGGCCACGGGGGGCTGGACTTGGCAAGTGGCCCGACTCCAGGAAGAAACCTTACCCCGTCCCGCCTTTGGCGATTTGTTTGCCCAAAATGTTTGGCTGGGGTTTGCGGTGTTACTGGGGATGCTATTAGGACTGTAG
- a CDS encoding pentapeptide repeat-containing protein, protein MDAREVLERYISGDIDFKSVTLCNAKLAGAELIGIRLSGANLQGADLLFAYLTRSQLDGANLSKSKLAGANLKQANLQKTHLRDADLHGAVLQRADLRGADLSLAILIDTNLMGADLRSCNLSGADLRGASLRGANLRYERRIYNPVNLRGANLSYCDLRDIDLSYADLTRANLTGANLTQTHLRGTIFTQAKLKWANLRRATMIDADLTEADIRGADLSDAIIASARMREVRLQKATLYMANLARSNMTQADLRGADLREANLLETNLTKADLTDANLTNANLFDADLTLARTKGANFTGIKINDD, encoded by the coding sequence ATGGACGCTCGGGAAGTTTTAGAACGTTACATTTCCGGAGATATTGATTTTAAGAGCGTCACTCTCTGCAACGCCAAACTGGCTGGGGCCGAACTGATCGGGATTCGCCTGAGTGGGGCCAATCTTCAGGGGGCAGATTTGCTCTTCGCCTATCTCACCCGCAGTCAACTCGATGGGGCCAATCTCAGTAAAAGCAAACTCGCCGGGGCTAATCTCAAACAAGCCAATTTACAAAAGACTCATCTACGAGATGCCGATCTCCATGGAGCGGTTCTGCAACGGGCCGACTTACGAGGTGCAGATTTAAGTCTGGCCATCCTCATTGATACCAACTTAATGGGAGCTGATTTACGCAGTTGCAACCTCAGTGGAGCTGATTTACGGGGAGCATCATTACGAGGGGCAAATTTACGCTACGAACGCCGCATTTATAACCCCGTCAACTTACGAGGGGCAAATTTATCCTACTGTGACTTACGAGATATTGATTTAAGTTATGCGGATTTAACCCGCGCCAACCTAACCGGAGCCAACTTAACCCAAACTCATCTTCGGGGAACGATTTTCACCCAAGCCAAACTCAAATGGGCTAATCTCCGACGTGCAACGATGATTGATGCAGACCTAACCGAAGCAGATATTCGTGGTGCTGACCTTTCCGATGCAATTATTGCTAGTGCGAGAATGCGAGAAGTTCGCCTCCAAAAAGCAACACTCTATATGGCTAATTTGGCGCGATCAAATATGACGCAAGCCGATTTGCGAGGGGCTGACTTACGAGAAGCCAATCTCCTAGAAACAAATTTAACTAAAGCTGATTTGACGGATGCCAATTTAACCAATGCCAATTTGTTTGACGCTGATTTAACCCTAGCTCGCACCAAAGGAGCTAATTTTACAGGCATCAAAATAAATGACGATTAA
- a CDS encoding NADP(H)-dependent aldo-keto reductase — MKTRQLGNSDLQVSEICLGTMTYGQQNSIEEAHAQLDHAIAQGVNFIDTAEMYPVPGRAETQGRTSEYIGQWLAKQQRDKLIIATKVTGGGSRMEWIRGKDRKVDRPNIEQAVNDSLKRLKTDYIDLYQIHWPDRYVPLFGGGTFDPEQDRPTVPIAEQLEVFKDLVDAGKIRYVGLSNETAWGVNQFCHLAETLNLPRVVSVQNAYSLLNREFDLALAETSYWENVPLLAYSPLAFGFLTGKHQGGVDPNSRVGQFPGFGARYGKPNVQAALTAYLELAKQWGLSPAQMALAFVRSRWFVASTIIGATTLDQLKEDIGSVAVELTPDMLAAIDAIHAQYPNPAP; from the coding sequence ATGAAAACCCGTCAACTCGGTAACAGTGATTTACAGGTCTCAGAAATTTGTCTGGGAACCATGACCTATGGGCAACAGAATAGTATCGAGGAGGCCCATGCACAACTCGACCATGCGATCGCCCAAGGGGTCAACTTCATCGACACCGCCGAAATGTACCCCGTCCCCGGCCGGGCCGAAACCCAGGGCCGAACCAGCGAGTATATTGGTCAATGGCTAGCCAAACAGCAACGGGACAAACTCATCATCGCCACTAAAGTCACCGGCGGCGGTTCCCGGATGGAGTGGATTCGCGGCAAAGATCGCAAAGTCGATCGCCCCAACATCGAACAAGCCGTCAATGACAGCCTCAAACGACTCAAAACCGACTACATCGACCTCTACCAAATCCACTGGCCCGATCGCTATGTCCCCCTCTTTGGCGGCGGAACCTTCGATCCAGAACAGGATCGGCCCACCGTTCCCATCGCCGAACAGTTAGAAGTGTTTAAGGACTTGGTGGATGCGGGCAAAATTCGCTATGTGGGATTGAGTAATGAAACCGCCTGGGGGGTAAATCAGTTTTGTCATCTCGCCGAGACGTTGAACCTTCCCCGAGTGGTGTCAGTTCAGAACGCCTATAGCCTCCTCAATCGGGAGTTCGACCTGGCCCTGGCCGAAACCAGTTATTGGGAAAATGTGCCTTTGTTAGCCTATAGTCCCCTGGCCTTCGGGTTCTTAACGGGGAAACACCAAGGCGGCGTCGATCCCAACTCCCGAGTCGGACAATTTCCCGGATTTGGGGCCCGCTATGGTAAACCCAATGTGCAAGCGGCGTTAACGGCCTATCTGGAGTTGGCCAAACAATGGGGATTATCGCCGGCCCAGATGGCCTTGGCCTTTGTGCGATCGCGTTGGTTTGTGGCCAGTACCATTATCGGGGCCACGACCTTAGATCAGTTGAAGGAAGATATCGGCAGTGTGGCGGTAGAGTTAACGCCGGATATGTTAGCCGCCATTGACGCGATTCATGCCCAATATCCTAATCCGGCCCCTTAG
- a CDS encoding Ppx/GppA family phosphatase codes for MQARPVGVSVRSNYVLAAIDIGTNSIHMVVVQIQPELPAFTIITREKETVRLGDCDLETGNLKPEIIQRSVDTLRRYQKIAHSLAADEIVAVATSATREAPNGQEFIQRVRDELDLSINLISGPEEARRIYLGVLSGMELARQPHVMIDIGGGSTELILGDGQEPRSLSSTKVGAVRLSGQYVHSDPIDDKDYTALEAYVQGMLERPVEEVLAKVKPGETLRMVGTSGTIEALATMDAIDTLGGVPSPLNGYVLSFKHLHKLLKKLRKSSYDERLKIPGMVERRAEIIVAGAVILHEAMALLGVDELIICERALREGMIVDWMLNRGLIEDKLCYQSSVRERSTRKIAQKYHVDLPYAERTAEFAVSLFDQTQGVLHKWGETERELLWVATLLHNCGLYISHSAHHKHSYYLIRHGELLGFTELEVELIANLARYHRKSAPKKKHEPYANLSSEHRLLIRQLSGLMRLAIALDRRQLGAIRKVRCENRPDSKQVNLLLYPKETGDPCDLERWSINYKKELFEDEFGVELLVLLAS; via the coding sequence ATGCAGGCTCGTCCTGTTGGGGTGTCGGTTCGCTCCAACTATGTTTTAGCGGCCATTGATATTGGCACTAACTCCATTCACATGGTCGTTGTTCAGATTCAGCCGGAACTGCCTGCCTTTACCATTATTACGCGCGAAAAGGAAACTGTCCGCCTCGGGGACTGCGATCTCGAAACGGGAAATCTCAAACCCGAGATTATTCAGCGTTCCGTTGACACCCTACGACGTTATCAAAAAATTGCTCACAGTCTCGCCGCTGACGAAATTGTAGCCGTGGCTACGAGCGCCACCCGCGAAGCACCCAATGGCCAGGAATTTATCCAACGGGTGCGAGACGAATTGGATTTATCGATTAATCTCATTTCGGGGCCTGAGGAGGCGCGACGAATTTATTTGGGGGTGCTGTCGGGGATGGAATTAGCCCGTCAGCCTCATGTAATGATTGATATTGGCGGGGGTTCAACGGAGTTGATTCTCGGCGATGGCCAGGAACCCCGCAGCCTCAGCAGCACCAAAGTCGGGGCGGTGCGTCTCTCGGGCCAGTATGTCCATAGTGATCCCATTGATGATAAGGACTACACCGCCCTCGAAGCCTATGTGCAGGGGATGCTAGAACGTCCTGTTGAGGAAGTTTTGGCGAAGGTTAAGCCGGGGGAAACCTTACGCATGGTGGGAACCTCGGGAACCATTGAGGCCCTGGCGACAATGGATGCGATCGATACGTTGGGCGGGGTTCCGAGTCCCCTCAATGGCTATGTTCTCAGCTTTAAGCATCTCCATAAACTGCTCAAAAAACTTCGCAAGAGCAGTTATGACGAGCGTCTCAAAATTCCGGGAATGGTGGAACGTCGCGCTGAGATTATCGTCGCTGGGGCGGTGATTCTCCATGAGGCAATGGCGTTGTTGGGGGTGGATGAGCTGATTATCTGTGAGCGGGCCCTACGAGAAGGGATGATTGTGGATTGGATGCTCAATCGGGGCTTGATTGAGGATAAACTCTGCTATCAAAGTTCGGTGCGAGAACGCAGTACCCGCAAAATTGCTCAGAAGTATCATGTGGATTTGCCCTATGCAGAACGGACGGCGGAGTTTGCGGTGAGTTTGTTTGACCAAACTCAGGGGGTGCTCCATAAGTGGGGCGAGACGGAACGGGAGTTATTGTGGGTGGCGACGTTACTCCACAATTGTGGGCTTTATATTAGTCATTCGGCGCATCACAAGCATTCTTATTACTTGATTCGTCATGGAGAATTGCTCGGGTTTACGGAGTTGGAGGTTGAATTAATTGCCAATTTGGCACGCTATCACCGTAAGAGCGCCCCTAAGAAAAAGCATGAACCCTATGCCAATTTATCGAGTGAGCATCGCCTGCTAATTCGGCAATTGAGTGGTTTAATGCGGTTGGCGATCGCCCTCGATCGCCGTCAGCTTGGTGCAATTCGCAAGGTCCGTTGTGAAAATCGTCCCGATTCCAAACAGGTCAACTTACTGTTATACCCAAAAGAAACGGGAGACCCCTGCGATTTAGAACGCTGGAGTATCAATTACAAAAAAGAACTGTTTGAAGATGAATTTGGAGTTGAACTGTTGGTGTTGTTAGCTAGTTAA
- a CDS encoding transcriptional regulator, protein MRNTETELLAILRNLPQPALEEAKIFLDFLAWRYQNTSPKRANLIASLRGKATGEMTTDEILNLTRGEE, encoded by the coding sequence ATGCGAAACACGGAAACTGAACTCTTAGCTATCCTTCGCAACCTCCCCCAACCCGCCCTGGAAGAAGCCAAAATATTCTTAGACTTTTTAGCTTGGCGGTATCAAAACACCTCGCCCAAAAGAGCAAACTTAATCGCCAGTCTGCGGGGAAAAGCAACAGGGGAGATGACGACTGATGAGATTCTGAATTTAACGCGGGGTGAGGAATGA
- a CDS encoding type II toxin-antitoxin system VapC family toxin has translation MSGRYLLDTNIIISLFADDPLVKSSLGHADAVFVPSVALGELYYGARKSSRIQVNLARIDDFIANSTVLVSDAETAKQYGIIKNKLRQKGRPLPENDIWIAALALQYNLVLLTRDAHFQQIEMLDTSTI, from the coding sequence ATGAGTGGTAGATACTTGCTGGATACTAACATCATTATTTCTCTTTTTGCTGATGACCCATTAGTCAAAAGTAGCCTAGGTCATGCTGATGCTGTATTTGTCCCCAGTGTTGCACTAGGTGAGCTATATTATGGGGCAAGAAAGTCAAGTCGTATTCAAGTAAATTTAGCAAGAATTGATGATTTTATTGCCAATAGCACTGTACTTGTGTCTGATGCAGAAACGGCAAAGCAATATGGAATTATCAAGAATAAATTAAGACAAAAGGGGAGACCTTTACCTGAAAATGATATCTGGATCGCGGCTTTAGCATTACAGTATAATCTGGTCTTACTGACTCGTGATGCCCATTTTCAGCAGATTGAAATGCTCGATACTTCTACTATTTAA
- a CDS encoding DUF1622 domain-containing protein, with product MLLDGLEAELSGVVISLNGILTGFCQLLALFVIAIGVSRALVIYLKDALFKPQTTEAFQRGRLVMGYSFSLALSFLIGATILKTMISSRWDDIARLAAIIAVRTVLNYLLLEAISKASPAVEETMAVETAK from the coding sequence ATGCTATTGGATGGGTTAGAAGCAGAACTTTCAGGAGTGGTCATTTCTTTGAATGGCATTTTGACGGGATTTTGTCAACTCTTAGCTTTATTTGTCATTGCAATTGGCGTTAGTCGGGCCTTAGTGATTTATCTCAAAGATGCCCTATTTAAGCCACAAACCACGGAGGCATTTCAGCGTGGGCGGCTGGTCATGGGGTACTCATTTTCCCTGGCTTTGAGTTTTCTGATTGGGGCAACTATTCTCAAGACCATGATTTCTAGTCGTTGGGATGATATTGCCCGTTTAGCCGCGATTATTGCCGTACGAACTGTGTTAAATTACTTATTGCTTGAAGCCATTAGTAAAGCCAGTCCAGCGGTAGAAGAAACCATGGCGGTTGAGACGGCAAAATAG
- a CDS encoding type II toxin-antitoxin system VapC family toxin, protein MTDFLVDSNVILDVLTEDPHWFEWSAAQLADCAKTGTLHINPIIYAEVSIGFKEVTEVESVLSSSFFQRDGLPYEAAFLAGQAFLQYRRRGGVRRSLPDFYIGAHGFVCGYTLLTRDATRYQTYFPELILISP, encoded by the coding sequence ATGACGGATTTCCTCGTAGATAGCAATGTGATTCTGGATGTATTAACCGAAGATCCCCATTGGTTTGAGTGGTCAGCAGCGCAACTCGCTGATTGTGCTAAAACCGGAACATTGCATATCAACCCTATTATTTATGCAGAAGTCTCCATTGGTTTTAAAGAGGTAACGGAAGTTGAATCAGTATTATCTTCTAGCTTTTTTCAGAGAGACGGATTACCTTATGAGGCGGCATTTTTAGCGGGGCAAGCCTTTTTGCAATATCGTCGCAGGGGTGGGGTGAGGCGATCTTTACCGGATTTCTATATCGGCGCTCATGGATTTGTGTGTGGGTACACCCTGCTAACTCGTGATGCCACCCGTTATCAAACCTATTTCCCTGAACTTATCCTCATCAGTCCCTAA
- the folB gene encoding dihydroneopterin aldolase, with protein sequence MDCIEISQIRCYGYTGFLPEEQVLGQWFEVDLTLWLDLQEASQSDAIEDTLDYRQAIAQVKEIIKQEKFALVERLAGAIADSMLNLEQVQHVRVRLSKPAAPIPDFGGRITIEITRPLPPEA encoded by the coding sequence ATGGATTGTATTGAAATCTCACAAATTCGCTGTTATGGCTACACCGGATTTCTCCCCGAGGAGCAAGTTTTAGGCCAGTGGTTTGAGGTGGATTTAACGCTCTGGCTGGATTTGCAGGAGGCGAGTCAAAGTGATGCCATTGAGGATACCTTAGACTATCGCCAGGCGATCGCCCAAGTCAAAGAGATTATTAAACAGGAAAAATTCGCCCTCGTCGAACGACTGGCCGGGGCGATCGCCGACTCGATGTTAAACCTAGAACAAGTACAGCACGTGCGGGTGCGCCTCAGCAAACCCGCCGCCCCCATTCCTGACTTCGGGGGTCGCATTACCATTGAGATTACGCGACCCCTCCCTCCAGAGGCCTAA